A section of the Pithys albifrons albifrons isolate INPA30051 chromosome 4, PitAlb_v1, whole genome shotgun sequence genome encodes:
- the TCF24 gene encoding transcription factor 24: protein MDCGHLTESSEEISSPGADPDSLLPPAAGGNSCPPLVGGQRAGAPPGRPAAANAARERSRVQTLRHAFLELQKTLPSVPPDTKLSKLDVLLLATTYIAHLTRSLQDEEESPGEGLGTLRGDGYLHPVKKWPMRSRLYIGATGQFLTHSAQGDSANHGETSTTSQI, encoded by the exons ATGGACTGTGGGCACTTAACTGAGAGCAGCGAGGAGATCTCCAGCCCGGGTGCAGACCCTGATTCCCTATTGCCTCCCGCTGCTGGTGGCAATTCCTGCCCGCCCCTGGTGGGTGGGCAGCgggctggggcacctccagGCCGACCTGCCGCCGCCAATGCTGCTCGGGAGCGCAGCCGGGTCCAGACCCTGCGCCATGCCTTCCTCGAGCTGCAGAAGACTCTGCCCTCTGTGCCGCCCGACACCAAGCTCTCCAAGCTGGATGTGCTCCTCCTGGCCACCACCTATATCGCACACCTCACCCGAAGCCTGCAGGATGAGGAGGAGTCACCAGGAGAGGGCCTGGGCACCCTCCGAGGGGATGGGTACCTCCACCCTGTGAAG AAGTGGCCCATGCGTTCCAGGTTGTACATTGGAGCCACGGGACAGTTTCTGACTCACTCGGCACAAGGAGACAGCGCAAACCATGGGGAAACATCAACAACCTCACAAATCTAA